In Candidatus Manganitrophus morganii, the genomic window GATTGAAAAGAGGACTTCCCTGCACCTCGCGTACTCACGATTAGGAGGTGAAATGTTCGGTAAAAGAATGACTCTCTTTAAACTCTTCGGTTTTGCGGTCCATGTCGATCTCAGCTGGATCGTGATCGCCGTGTTGGTCACCTGGTCGCTGGCGGCCGGTCTCTTTCCGTTTCAGTTTCCGGGTCTCTCGACGGGGACTTATTGGTTGATGGGGATCGCCGGATCGCTGGGGCTCTTCGGGTCGATTATATTTCATGAGATGAGCCACTCTCTCGTCGCCCGCCGGTTCGGGATTCCGATGAAGGGGATCACCCTCTTTATCTTCGGCGGCGTGGCGGAGATGGACGATGAGCCGCCGAGTCCGAAGGCGGAGTTCTCGATGGCGATCGCCGGGCCCCTCTCCAGCTTCTTCCTGGCGGCCGTATTTTACGGCCTCTATATCGTGGGGATGCAGGGAGGATGGCCGATGACCTTCAACGGGGTGATCGGCTACCTCGGTGTCATCAACGCCATCCTGGCGGTGTTCAATCTGGTTCCGGCTTTTCCCCTCGACGGAGGACGGGTCTTCCGATCGATCTTGTGGGGATGGCGAAACGACATCCGATGGGCGACGCGGATCTCTTCTGCGTTCGGCTCCGCCTTTGGGCTCTTTCTAATCTTTGTCGGCGTTCTCAACGCACTTCGGGGGAATTTTATCGGGGGGGTCTGGCAGTTCCTGATCGGAATGTTCCTGCGGGAGGCGGCCCGGATGTCGTATCAACAGCTCCTCGCGCGCCAGGCGCTTGAAGGAGAGCCGGTCCGCCGCTTCATGAAGAGCGATCCGGTGACGGTTTCCCCCGCCACGTCGCTGGCGCAGCTGGTCGACGATTACGTCTACCGCCATCAATACAAAATGTTTCCGGTGGTCCAGAACGGCGCGCTGGTCGGCTGCATCGATCTCGATCAGGTGAAGGAGATTCCCCGGAATGAATGGGCCTATCGGACGGTCGGCGAGGTGGCGAAGACGTGTGCCGTCGAAAACACGATCTCTCCCGATGCCGATGCCGTAAAGGCCCTCTCGAAGATGAGCCGGATGGGCCGCAGCCGGCTGCTGGTGGTGGAAGACGGCCGGCTGGCCGGCATCCTTTCGTTGAAAGATCTCCTCCATTTCCTCTCGCTCAAGATCGAGCTGGAAAACGGCGAGCAACCGGGGCGCCGACCTGAGATTCCGGAGAAAGAGCAAGAGCGGAGAAAGGCGGCGTGATACTGATAGGGTGTAGGGTATAGGGGGTAGGGGATAGAGGGAGAAGTGCTGGCCTCATCCGCTATTTCTTCGCCTGGATGGTCTTCTCTTCATCAACCGGTTCCACCGTTTTCTCCTTCCAGAGCCGTTCTTCGATCGCCGCCAGGAGCGGGCCGAGGCTCTCCGGCTGGAGAGCCGAGATGGCGATCGCGCCCCCGTACCGCTCGCAAAGGGTCGCCACCGTTTTCGGATGAATCCGGTCCTTCTTGTTGAAGACAAGGAGCTGCGGCGTGTTTTCCAAGCTCAGCTCGGTCAGGATTTTCTGGACGGTCTGCATGTGTTGCTCGAAATGAGGATTGCTGATATCGATCAGGTGGATCAACAGATGCGCATCGCGCAGCTCATCGAGGGTCGATCGAAACGCGCCGAGCAGATCGGGCGGAAGCGACTGGATGAAGCCGACCGTGTCGGTGATGATCACCTCCCGCTCGCGCGGAAAACGAAGACGGCGGGTCGACGTATCGAGGGTCGCAAAGAGAAGGTCTTCGGTCTGAACGTCGCTCTTCGTCAGGGCGTTGAGCAGGGTTGACTTTCCGGCGTTGGTGTAGCCGACGATCGAGAGGATCGGGATCGAATGGGCCACCCGCCGCACCCGCCGCCGAGCCCGCGCCTCCGCCAAAGATTCCAATTCCCGCTCCAGCCGCGCAATCCGATCGCGCGCCCGTCGGCGGTCGACCTCCAGCCGCGTCTCTCCCGGTCCTCTTCCGCCGATGCCGCCGGTGAGGCGAGACAACGCCGTGCTCCGCTCGGCGAGCCGCGGGAGGCGGTATCGAAGCTGCGCCAGCTCCACCTGGACTTTCGCTTCCCGGGTCTGCGCCCGCTGGGCGAAGATGTCGAGGATCAACTGGGTCCGGTCGAGCACCTTCATTTCGGTGACCTCGCCGATCGCCTTTACCTGAAGCGGGGTGAGGTTTTGGTCGAAAATCAAAAGATCGGCCCGCTGCTGGAGCGCCTTCATCACCACCTCTTTGAGTTTCCCCTCGCCGAGGAGATACTTGGGGTGAAAGCTCTTCGGACGCTGGTGGATCCGATCGATCGGGACCAGCCGGGCGGAGCGGGCAAGCTCCGCGAGCTCATCCATCGAGGCTTCCTGATCGATCCGCGGTTGATTCGAAACGCTGATCAGAATCGCCCTTTCCTTCCGACGATCCACAGCCCGCGTCGGCTCCCCCGAGTCAAACTCCGCTTCAAGGGCGGAAAGGAACGATCTCAACGGCAGGTTTAATTGATGAATCGAGACCGGCGGATGGATCTCATAAATCTTTTCATCCGGATTGGTCGGAAGAAGGTGGGCGAGATAGACGGTGCCGGGAAGCCCTTCTTGGACCACCCCGACGGCGGCGATCAGATCGAGCCGA contains:
- a CDS encoding site-2 protease family protein, translated to MFGKRMTLFKLFGFAVHVDLSWIVIAVLVTWSLAAGLFPFQFPGLSTGTYWLMGIAGSLGLFGSIIFHEMSHSLVARRFGIPMKGITLFIFGGVAEMDDEPPSPKAEFSMAIAGPLSSFFLAAVFYGLYIVGMQGGWPMTFNGVIGYLGVINAILAVFNLVPAFPLDGGRVFRSILWGWRNDIRWATRISSAFGSAFGLFLIFVGVLNALRGNFIGGVWQFLIGMFLREAARMSYQQLLARQALEGEPVRRFMKSDPVTVSPATSLAQLVDDYVYRHQYKMFPVVQNGALVGCIDLDQVKEIPRNEWAYRTVGEVAKTCAVENTISPDADAVKALSKMSRMGRSRLLVVEDGRLAGILSLKDLLHFLSLKIELENGEQPGRRPEIPEKEQERRKAA
- the hflX gene encoding GTPase HflX, whose amino-acid sequence is MKPQQIKRLEQIGRRKIKSDQVVTPDIARLMTALSFEIGRQIGILAGREGEIYTVLVGNEREIEIPDLTGLRFGKRGLRGVRLVHTHLKNEPLNEDDLTDLALLRLDLIAAVGVVQEGLPGTVYLAHLLPTNPDEKIYEIHPPVSIHQLNLPLRSFLSALEAEFDSGEPTRAVDRRKERAILISVSNQPRIDQEASMDELAELARSARLVPIDRIHQRPKSFHPKYLLGEGKLKEVVMKALQQRADLLIFDQNLTPLQVKAIGEVTEMKVLDRTQLILDIFAQRAQTREAKVQVELAQLRYRLPRLAERSTALSRLTGGIGGRGPGETRLEVDRRRARDRIARLERELESLAEARARRRVRRVAHSIPILSIVGYTNAGKSTLLNALTKSDVQTEDLLFATLDTSTRRLRFPREREVIITDTVGFIQSLPPDLLGAFRSTLDELRDAHLLIHLIDISNPHFEQHMQTVQKILTELSLENTPQLLVFNKKDRIHPKTVATLCERYGGAIAISALQPESLGPLLAAIEERLWKEKTVEPVDEEKTIQAKK